Genomic window (Spirosoma sp. KCTC 42546):
GATTTTGGTATGGATAAGGAGCATTATCTTGGCGATGGGGTAGTGACGGGTTACGGCACCGTAGATGGCCGATTAGTCTATGTGTTTGCGCAGGATTTTACCGTTTTCGGAGGAGCCTTGTCAGAAACTCATGCGGAAAAAATATGTAAACTGATGGATCTGGCGTTGCAAAATGGAGCGCCTATCATCGGGCTGAATGACTCGGGTGGTGCCCGGATTCAGGAAGGCGTATTGTCGCTGGCCGGGTATGCCGATATTTTTTACCGCAATACGCGCGCTTCGGGTGTTATTCCCCAATTGTCGGCGGTTATGGGTCCCTGTGCAGGTGGGGCCGTTTATAGCCCGGCCATCACCGATTTTATCTTCATGGTCGAGAATACGAGCTATATGTTCGTGACCGGTCCCAATGTGGTGAAGACCGTTACGCACGAATCCGTCACCGCCGAAGAACTGGGCGGGGCGAGTACGCATAGCACGAAGTCGGGGGTAACCCATTTTTCCTGCGCTAACGAATTGGCTTGTATTCAGTCACTTAAACAGCTGCTCAGTTATATTCCACAAAACTGCGAAGATGAGCCGCCCATGCTCGCCTATGAGCCCACTGACGAGTCCCGGCCAACACTGAATACCATTATCCCCTCCAATCCGAACCAGCCGTACGACATGCGTGAGGTGATCGACGAGTTGGTGGATGTGGGTAGTTTTATGGAGGTTCACAAGAATTTCGCGGAGAACATTGTTGTTGGGTTTGCCCGAATTGGCGGTCGTAGTATCGGTATCGTGGGTAATCAGCCCGCCGTATTAGCGGGTGTGCTCGACATCAATGCCAGTACGAAAGCAGCTCGTTTTGTGCGGTTCTGCGATTGTTTCAACGTCCCCTTGCTCGTCCTCGAAGATGTGCCTGGTTTTCTGCCGGGTACCGATCAGGAATGGAATGGCATCATCACCAACGGTGCCAAATTACTCTTTGCCTTCTGCGAAGCGACTGTGCCCCGTGTGACCGTCATTACCCGTAAAGCCTACGGGGGGGCTTACGATGTGATGAACTCCAAGCACATTGGTGCCGACATGAACTACGCCTGGCCATCGGCCGAAATTGCCGTAATGGGCGCTAGTGGAGCCGCCGAGATCATTTTCAAGCGTGAAATCGCCGAAGCGGAAGACCCTCAGGCCAAATTGCAGGAAAAAGTGCTGGA
Coding sequences:
- a CDS encoding acyl-CoA carboxylase subunit beta; amino-acid sequence: MQTETQPETNQANSPKLTKSEILSRKNAEAELGGGQKRIDAQHKKGKLTARERIALLVDEGSFEEIGKFVMHRTRDFGMDKEHYLGDGVVTGYGTVDGRLVYVFAQDFTVFGGALSETHAEKICKLMDLALQNGAPIIGLNDSGGARIQEGVLSLAGYADIFYRNTRASGVIPQLSAVMGPCAGGAVYSPAITDFIFMVENTSYMFVTGPNVVKTVTHESVTAEELGGASTHSTKSGVTHFSCANELACIQSLKQLLSYIPQNCEDEPPMLAYEPTDESRPTLNTIIPSNPNQPYDMREVIDELVDVGSFMEVHKNFAENIVVGFARIGGRSIGIVGNQPAVLAGVLDINASTKAARFVRFCDCFNVPLLVLEDVPGFLPGTDQEWNGIITNGAKLLFAFCEATVPRVTVITRKAYGGAYDVMNSKHIGADMNYAWPSAEIAVMGASGAAEIIFKREIAEAEDPQAKLQEKVLDYTEKFANPYRAAHRGYIDEVIMPDQTRQKLIRAFKMLENKVATMPKKKHGNIPL